One window of the Actinomyces wuliandei genome contains the following:
- a CDS encoding class I SAM-dependent methyltransferase, producing the protein MTVSSESAETAGRPTTPQRNFTAVARRYDSINRILTCGRITVARRKAIDSLPTTSNKFLDLCCGTGEFGRALRLRYPGSTIIGVDINRSMLAQAVSRDCYDLVLAQDVATLELPPGSFNCVVLSLAYHDLGDGGEQVLAMSGRLLAPAGRLVSLELSLPESPLMRWLLVRVLRALESLLTILSRPVLAHTVREIRMSPDWRSVVHEFEAAGFSLMSTTTFLLGVLRLNIYIKGRTHDPA; encoded by the coding sequence GTGACAGTGTCGTCAGAATCAGCAGAGACGGCCGGTCGGCCGACGACGCCGCAGCGCAACTTCACCGCCGTCGCCCGCCGCTATGACTCGATCAACAGGATACTGACCTGCGGCAGGATTACAGTTGCACGCAGAAAGGCGATCGATTCTCTGCCCACAACTTCCAACAAATTCCTGGACCTGTGCTGCGGGACGGGTGAGTTTGGGCGGGCGCTCCGTCTCCGCTATCCCGGCAGCACAATTATCGGCGTCGACATCAACCGGTCGATGCTTGCTCAGGCAGTCTCCAGGGACTGTTACGACCTTGTGCTGGCCCAGGACGTGGCTACCCTCGAGCTTCCGCCTGGCTCGTTCAACTGTGTGGTGCTGTCACTAGCTTACCACGACCTGGGGGATGGCGGTGAGCAGGTACTTGCCATGAGCGGGAGGCTGCTGGCCCCAGCGGGCCGACTTGTCTCATTAGAGTTATCGCTGCCAGAAAGCCCGCTGATGCGTTGGCTGCTGGTCCGGGTCCTGCGCGCGCTTGAGTCGCTGCTTACAATTCTCAGCCGACCTGTCCTGGCACACACAGTGCGCGAGATCAGGATGAGCCCTGACTGGAGGAGTGTTGTCCACGAGTTTGAGGCTGCCGGATTCTCGTTGATGTCAACGACTACGTTCCTGCTTGGTGTTCTGAGGCTCAATATCTACATTAAAGGACGAACACATGACCCCGCCTGA
- a CDS encoding thiamine pyrophosphate-dependent enzyme, with protein MSSRSVFSLLSAANGIYDIAFDGGDVEIEVDGVGSDRVRQYFPALRSRSRRYSAGSDFINLGALSVALSSSRRPVIVAGSGSIPCADKVMQASGQAGIPVLCTMGSLWRYASHKHCLGMIGSSGSVECERIRSHSDLVIYLGLTNRGLAHDTLRLDRPYFDVCEDPSVLAGRSDPGRQVCGSIGDVLDRLRCSLPSPERDHYWFRLLHDAAVQFSRPRARLTERMSAARPSSRQTVRAVVSQYAPAETMIFVDVGLSTLWASRTLPRGYKVLYTRGFATMGAATLSALGVSDCLTRRLLVITGDGGFALSLGEFLHHAAGTASGAGGGRSSVQPDLTVLVLNNGGLGAVRYEQELRGLVPSAWAAPFNAPALAALLPAIEYVSVTSRADLERMDQGRATTRRVRVINAHVDPLEAPVPARRIDIRARTTLIRSWARQGRQGLFHAARTLPYIIDTWRF; from the coding sequence GTGTCGTCCCGCTCGGTATTTTCGCTGCTGTCGGCGGCGAACGGGATATACGATATTGCGTTCGACGGCGGCGACGTAGAGATCGAGGTCGACGGTGTCGGCTCGGATAGGGTCAGACAGTACTTTCCCGCGCTGCGCAGTCGTTCGCGTCGTTATTCCGCCGGAAGTGACTTTATCAATCTGGGGGCACTGTCGGTCGCGTTAAGCAGCAGTCGGCGCCCGGTTATTGTTGCTGGTTCCGGCAGCATTCCGTGCGCCGACAAGGTGATGCAGGCATCAGGGCAGGCCGGGATTCCAGTACTGTGTACCATGGGGTCGCTGTGGCGTTACGCCTCTCACAAGCACTGCCTTGGCATGATTGGTAGCTCCGGCAGCGTGGAGTGTGAGCGGATAAGGTCGCACTCCGACCTAGTCATCTACCTGGGCCTGACCAACAGAGGGCTCGCACATGACACGCTTCGGCTCGACCGCCCTTATTTCGACGTCTGCGAGGATCCTTCCGTCCTGGCGGGACGGAGTGATCCAGGGCGTCAGGTCTGCGGAAGCATAGGCGATGTTTTGGACCGTCTGCGCTGCTCGCTTCCGTCACCCGAGCGGGACCACTACTGGTTTCGCCTGCTGCATGACGCGGCTGTTCAGTTCTCCCGTCCGCGGGCACGGCTTACTGAGAGGATGAGCGCCGCACGCCCTAGTTCACGTCAGACGGTCCGGGCGGTCGTTTCGCAGTATGCCCCTGCTGAGACGATGATCTTTGTTGACGTCGGGCTGAGCACCCTCTGGGCCAGCCGCACGTTGCCACGCGGCTATAAGGTGCTGTATACGCGGGGCTTCGCGACGATGGGAGCCGCCACTCTCTCCGCCTTGGGCGTGTCGGACTGTCTTACTAGGCGGCTGCTCGTGATCACTGGCGACGGAGGGTTTGCTCTAAGCCTGGGAGAGTTCCTGCACCACGCTGCAGGGACTGCCTCGGGAGCTGGAGGCGGCCGTTCTTCGGTACAGCCTGACCTCACAGTCCTGGTACTCAATAATGGCGGCCTGGGGGCGGTGCGCTACGAGCAGGAGCTTCGAGGCCTTGTCCCTAGCGCTTGGGCCGCTCCATTCAATGCCCCAGCCCTTGCCGCGCTCCTCCCGGCGATCGAGTATGTCTCCGTCACGTCACGGGCCGATCTCGAGAGGATGGACCAGGGCCGGGCCACGACACGTCGGGTGCGGGTGATCAACGCTCATGTTGATCCGCTGGAGGCGCCGGTCCCTGCGCGCAGGATTGATATCCGCGCCCGCACGACCCTGATTCGCTCCTGGGCCAGACAGGGAAGGCAGGGGCTTTTCCACGCGGCCAGGACGCTGCCCTACATTATCGACACGTGGAGGTTCTGA
- a CDS encoding ABC transporter ATP-binding protein, with protein sequence MIELRDVSKTFRDGQNHSHHVFESLTHVFGDDVASTAILGESGCGKSTLLSLLGLLSRPDSGCVVLSGTDVTAMPDSRRGEYRLRNIGMVFQEFNLVPELCLWENVALPSVALGGSFAARRSRALDLLARVGCDGLAERLPSQVSGGQMQRVAVARALVNRPALILADEPTGNLDPKTGSLVVEALTEAARSTRLLIVTHDAAVARRMDEVLVLSDGGLRRQD encoded by the coding sequence ATGATTGAGCTGCGGGACGTCTCCAAGACCTTCCGAGACGGACAGAACCACTCTCACCACGTCTTCGAGAGCCTGACGCACGTGTTTGGTGACGACGTCGCGTCGACGGCTATTCTGGGGGAGAGCGGCTGCGGGAAGTCTACCCTGCTGTCGCTGCTCGGGCTGCTGAGCAGACCGGACTCAGGCTGCGTCGTGCTCAGTGGCACAGACGTCACGGCAATGCCCGACTCACGACGGGGCGAGTACCGGCTCAGGAACATAGGGATGGTCTTCCAGGAGTTCAACCTGGTGCCGGAGCTGTGCCTGTGGGAGAACGTCGCCCTGCCCTCGGTCGCGCTTGGAGGCTCCTTCGCTGCCAGGAGGAGCCGCGCGCTTGACCTACTCGCACGGGTGGGCTGTGATGGCCTGGCAGAACGTCTGCCGTCACAGGTCTCGGGCGGCCAGATGCAGCGGGTCGCGGTCGCGCGCGCCCTGGTCAACAGGCCCGCACTCATCCTCGCCGACGAGCCCACAGGAAACCTCGACCCCAAGACGGGCAGCCTGGTGGTCGAGGCGCTCACGGAGGCCGCCCGCAGCACCCGCCTGCTGATAGTCACGCACGACGCCGCAGTTGCGCGCAGGATGGACGAGGTTCTTGTTCTCAGTGACGGCGGGCTCAGAAGACAGGATTAA